The following proteins are co-located in the Hypomesus transpacificus isolate Combined female chromosome 23, fHypTra1, whole genome shotgun sequence genome:
- the LOC124485038 gene encoding E3 ubiquitin-protein ligase Midline-1 isoform X1: METLESELTCPICLELFEDPLLLPCAHSLCFNCAHRILVSHCTPNEPVQSIHAFQCPTCRYVITLNQRGLEGLKRNVTLQNIIDRYHKASLSGPNSPSETRRQRVAPDHGPAMTSPGDRVQCQFCEQDPPQDAVKTCVTCEVSYCEECLKATHPNKKPFTGHRLIEPLPDSHVRGLMCLEHQDEKVNMYCVTDEQLICALCKLVGRHRDHQVAALSDRYEKLKQALDTNLSNLIKRNNELETLMGKLIQTCQHVEVNASRQENKLLEECDQLIDIIQQRRQIIGTKIKEGKAVRVRKLAQQIASCKQCIERSSTLILQADHTLKETDHTHFLQTAKSICERVSMATASSQILIPEINLNDTFDTFALDFTREKKMLESLDYLTAPNPPIIREELCTASYDTITVHWTSDDEFCVVSYELQYAIFTGQANVVSLCNSADSWMIVPNIKQNHYTVHGLQCGTKYIFIVKAINQAGSRSSDPGKLKTNSQPFKLDPKSAHRKLKVSHDNLTVERDETSSKKSHTQDRFTSQGSYGVTANVFIDSGRHYWEALIGGSTWFAVGIAYKSAPKHEWVGKNSATWVLSRCNNSWVVRHNSKEMPIEPSPHLRRVGVLLDYDAGLLSFYDAVGSQHLYTFDIAFAQPVCPVFNVWNKCLTVLTGLPIPDHLEGTDCQD, from the exons ATGGAAACATTGGAGTCTGAGTTGACCTGCCCAATCTGTCTGGAGCTCTTTGAGGACCCGCTGCTCTTGCCCTGCGCACACAGCCTGTGTTTTAACTGCGCTCATCGCATCCTAGTCTCCCACTGCACACCCAACGAGCCTGTTCAGTCCATCCACGCCTTCCAGTGTCCGACCTGTCGCTATGTCATCACCCTCAACCAGAGGGGCCTAGAGGGACTGAAGCGCAACGTCACATTGCAGAACATCATCGACCGTTACCACAAGGCCTCGCTCAGCGGACCCAACTCCCCCAGCGAGACGAGGCGCCAGCGAGTCGCCCCGGACCACGGCCCAGCCATGACCTCGCCCGGCGACCGGGTCCAGTGCCAGTTCTGCGAGCAGGACCCTCCCCAGGACGCCGTGAAGACGTGCGTCACCTGCGAGGTGTCTTACTGTGAAGAGTGCCTGAAGGCCACCCACCCAAACAAGAAGCCCTTCACGGGCCACCGTCTGATCGAGCCCCTGCCAGACTCTCACGTCAGGGGACTCATGTGTCTGGAGCACCAAGACGAGAAGGTCAACATGTACTGTGTGACAGACGAACAGTTGATCTGTGCCTTGTGCAAGCTGGTGGGACGCCACCGGGACCACCAAGTAGCAGCCCTCAGTGACCGCTACGAAAAGCTGAAG CAAGCACTGGATACTAACCTCAGCAATCTGATCAAGAGGAACAATGAGCTGGAAACCCTGATGGGCAAGCTGATCCAGACCTGCCAGCATGTGGAG GTTAATGCCTCGCGGCAGGAGAACAAGCTACTGGAGGAGTGTGACCAGCTGATTGACATCATACAGCAGAGGAGACAGATCATAGGCACCAAGATCAAGGAGGGAAAG GCTGTGCGGGTGCGTAAACTAGCCCAGCAGATAGCCAGCTGTAAGCAGTGCATCGAGAggtcctccaccctcatcctgcAGGCTGACCACACCCTCAAGGAGACAGACCACACCCACTTCCTCCAGACCGCCAAGAGCATCTGTGAGag AGTGTCCATGGCAACAGCTTCGTCTCAGATCCTGATCCCAGAGATCAACCTGAATGACACGTTTGATACGTTTGCTCTGGACTTCACCAGGGAGAAGAAAATGCTGGAGAGCTTGGATTACCTCACAG CTCCTAATCCACCCATAATCCGAGAGGAGTTATGCACAGCATCCTATGACACCATAACAGTTCACTGGACGTCAGATGACGAGTTCTGTGTTGTCTCCTATGAACTGCAATATGCCATCTTCACCGGGCAAGCCAATGTTGTCA GTTTGTGTAACTCGGCCGATAGTTGGATGATAGTTCCCAACATCAAACAAAACCACTACACTGTGCATGGGCTCCAGTGTGGCACCAAGTACATCTTCATCGTCAAGGCCATCAATCAAGCAGGAAGCCGCAGCAGTGATCCTGGGAAGCTCAAGACCAACA GCCAGCCCTTCAAGCTGGACCCCAAATCTGCTCACAGGAAGCTGAAGGTATCCCATGACAACCTGACCGTGGAAAGAGATGAGACTTCATCCAAGAAGAGCCACACCCAAGACCGCTTCACTAGCCAGGGCAGCTACGGTGTCACAGCCAACGTGTTCATCGACAGCGGCCGCCACTACTGGGAGGCCCTGATAGGAGGCAGCACATG GTTTGCTGTGGGCATCGCTTACAAGTCGGCACCTAAACACGAGTGGGTGGGTAAGAACTCAGCCACCTGGGTACTGTCTCGCTGTAACAACTCCTGGGTGGTTCGCCACAACAGCAAGGAGATGCCCATCGAGCCCTCCCCTCACTTGCGGCGTGTGGGGGTGTTACTGGACTACGACGCCGGCTTGCTGTCCTTCTATGACGCCGTGGGGTCACAGCACCTATACACTTTCGACATTGCCTTTGCCCAGCCCGTCTGCCCGGTGTTTAATGTCTGGAACAAGTGTTTAACGGTCCTAACTGGACTGCCTATCCCAGACCACCTGGAGGGGACAGACTGTCAAGACTAA
- the LOC124485038 gene encoding E3 ubiquitin-protein ligase Midline-1 isoform X2 has protein sequence METLESELTCPICLELFEDPLLLPCAHSLCFNCAHRILVSHCTPNEPVQSIHAFQCPTCRYVITLNQRGLEGLKRNVTLQNIIDRYHKASLSGPNSPSETRRQRVAPDHGPAMTSPGDRVQCQFCEQDPPQDAVKTCVTCEVSYCEECLKATHPNKKPFTGHRLIEPLPDSHVRGLMCLEHQDEKVNMYCVTDEQLICALCKLVGRHRDHQVAALSDRYEKLKRSPGRYLSEERDQEEADQQALDTNLSNLIKRNNELETLMGKLIQTCQHVEVNASRQENKLLEECDQLIDIIQQRRQIIGTKIKEGKAVRVRKLAQQIASCKQCIERSSTLILQADHTLKETDHTHFLQTAKSICERVSMATASSQILIPEINLNDTFDTFALDFTREKKMLESLDYLTAPNPPIIREELCTASYDTITVHWTSDDEFCVVSYELQYAIFTGQANVVSLCNSADSWMIVPNIKQNHYTVHGLQCGTKYIFIVKAINQAGSRSSDPGKLKTNSQPFKLDPKSAHRKLKVSHDNLTVERDETSSKKSHTQDRFTSQGSYGVTANVFIDSGRHYWEALIGGSTWFAVGIAYKSAPKHEWVGKNSATWVLSRCNNSWVVRHNSKEMPIEPSPHLRRVGVLLDYDAGLLSFYDAVGSQHLYTFDIAFAQPVCPVFNVWNKCLTVLTGLPIPDHLEGTDCQD, from the exons ATGGAAACATTGGAGTCTGAGTTGACCTGCCCAATCTGTCTGGAGCTCTTTGAGGACCCGCTGCTCTTGCCCTGCGCACACAGCCTGTGTTTTAACTGCGCTCATCGCATCCTAGTCTCCCACTGCACACCCAACGAGCCTGTTCAGTCCATCCACGCCTTCCAGTGTCCGACCTGTCGCTATGTCATCACCCTCAACCAGAGGGGCCTAGAGGGACTGAAGCGCAACGTCACATTGCAGAACATCATCGACCGTTACCACAAGGCCTCGCTCAGCGGACCCAACTCCCCCAGCGAGACGAGGCGCCAGCGAGTCGCCCCGGACCACGGCCCAGCCATGACCTCGCCCGGCGACCGGGTCCAGTGCCAGTTCTGCGAGCAGGACCCTCCCCAGGACGCCGTGAAGACGTGCGTCACCTGCGAGGTGTCTTACTGTGAAGAGTGCCTGAAGGCCACCCACCCAAACAAGAAGCCCTTCACGGGCCACCGTCTGATCGAGCCCCTGCCAGACTCTCACGTCAGGGGACTCATGTGTCTGGAGCACCAAGACGAGAAGGTCAACATGTACTGTGTGACAGACGAACAGTTGATCTGTGCCTTGTGCAAGCTGGTGGGACGCCACCGGGACCACCAAGTAGCAGCCCTCAGTGACCGCTACGAAAAGCTGAAG AGGTCTCCAGGCCGCTAtctgagtgaggagagagatcagGAGGAAGCAGACCAG CAAGCACTGGATACTAACCTCAGCAATCTGATCAAGAGGAACAATGAGCTGGAAACCCTGATGGGCAAGCTGATCCAGACCTGCCAGCATGTGGAG GTTAATGCCTCGCGGCAGGAGAACAAGCTACTGGAGGAGTGTGACCAGCTGATTGACATCATACAGCAGAGGAGACAGATCATAGGCACCAAGATCAAGGAGGGAAAG GCTGTGCGGGTGCGTAAACTAGCCCAGCAGATAGCCAGCTGTAAGCAGTGCATCGAGAggtcctccaccctcatcctgcAGGCTGACCACACCCTCAAGGAGACAGACCACACCCACTTCCTCCAGACCGCCAAGAGCATCTGTGAGag AGTGTCCATGGCAACAGCTTCGTCTCAGATCCTGATCCCAGAGATCAACCTGAATGACACGTTTGATACGTTTGCTCTGGACTTCACCAGGGAGAAGAAAATGCTGGAGAGCTTGGATTACCTCACAG CTCCTAATCCACCCATAATCCGAGAGGAGTTATGCACAGCATCCTATGACACCATAACAGTTCACTGGACGTCAGATGACGAGTTCTGTGTTGTCTCCTATGAACTGCAATATGCCATCTTCACCGGGCAAGCCAATGTTGTCA GTTTGTGTAACTCGGCCGATAGTTGGATGATAGTTCCCAACATCAAACAAAACCACTACACTGTGCATGGGCTCCAGTGTGGCACCAAGTACATCTTCATCGTCAAGGCCATCAATCAAGCAGGAAGCCGCAGCAGTGATCCTGGGAAGCTCAAGACCAACA GCCAGCCCTTCAAGCTGGACCCCAAATCTGCTCACAGGAAGCTGAAGGTATCCCATGACAACCTGACCGTGGAAAGAGATGAGACTTCATCCAAGAAGAGCCACACCCAAGACCGCTTCACTAGCCAGGGCAGCTACGGTGTCACAGCCAACGTGTTCATCGACAGCGGCCGCCACTACTGGGAGGCCCTGATAGGAGGCAGCACATG GTTTGCTGTGGGCATCGCTTACAAGTCGGCACCTAAACACGAGTGGGTGGGTAAGAACTCAGCCACCTGGGTACTGTCTCGCTGTAACAACTCCTGGGTGGTTCGCCACAACAGCAAGGAGATGCCCATCGAGCCCTCCCCTCACTTGCGGCGTGTGGGGGTGTTACTGGACTACGACGCCGGCTTGCTGTCCTTCTATGACGCCGTGGGGTCACAGCACCTATACACTTTCGACATTGCCTTTGCCCAGCCCGTCTGCCCGGTGTTTAATGTCTGGAACAAGTGTTTAACGGTCCTAACTGGACTGCCTATCCCAGACCACCTGGAGGGGACAGACTGTCAAGACTAA